The Thermus tengchongensis region CCCGCACCAGGGCCAGGGCCTGCCAGAGGAGGAGGAGGTACACCCCGCCCACCCCGAAGGCGAAGGCCCCCAGGTGGGGGTCCTTGAGGAGGCGGAGCCGCTCCTCCCTGGGCCTGGCCCCGAGAAGGGCGTCGGCGGCGTCCAGGAGGCCGTCCAGGTGCAGGAAGCCCGTGAGCCCCAGGAGGAGGGCCAGGGCCAAGGCGGCGAAGAGCCCCTCGGGGAGGGGGAGGAGGGCCAGGAGGGAGAGGGGAAGCCCCAGGGCGTAGCCCGCCACGGGGAAGAAGGCGGTGCTCCGCCGGAACTCCTCCGGAAGGGCCTCCTTGGGGGCCAGGGGAAAGACGGTGAGGAGGGCAAGGGCCAGGCGCAGGGTCCGCCGCATGGGCTAAAGGCGGTCGGAAACCCCCGCCTCCTCAAAGGTGGCCATGTGCAGGATGCGGGCCGCAGCCCGGAGGAGGGGCATGGCCAGCACCGCCCCCGTCCCCTCCCCCAGGGCCAGGTCCAGGTCCAAGAGGGGTTCCAGCCCCAGGGCCTCGAGGATGGGCCGGTGCCCCGGCTCCCGGGAGAGGTGCCCGGCAAAGAGGTTTTCCTTTAGGCCAGGCTCCAGCCGCCAGGCCAAAAGGGCCCCCGCGGAAACGGGAAACCCGTCCAGGACCAGGGGAAGCCCCGCCCGGTACCCTTCCAGGTACACCCCGGCGATGGCCAAAAGCTCCAAGCCCCCCACCTCCGCGGCCACCTCCAAGGGTCCCATCCCCGGGCGCAGGCGGGCAAGGGCCTTCGCCACCGCCTCCCGCTTGCGCTTTAGGCCCTCCTCCCCCACCCCCGTGCCCCGGCCCACCACCCTCTCCGGGGGGAGGCCCAGAAGGGCCGCGGTGAGGGCGCTGGCCGCGGTGGTGTTGCCGATGCCCATGTCCCCCGCCGCCAGCAGGGTGGCCCCTTCCGCGATGGCCAGACGGGCGGCCTCCCGGCCCGCCTCCAGGGCCTTTTCCGCCTCCTCCAGGGTCATGGCCGCCTCCCGGGCCAGGTTTCCCGTGCCGGGGCGCACCTTGCGCCTCAGGAGCCCGGGGTGGTCGGGGAGCTCCCCCTTGACCCCCACGTCCAGGACGTAGACCCGGCAGTCCGCCACCGCCGCCAATTGGTTGATGGCCGCCCCGCCCCGGAGGAAGTTCAGGACCATCTGGCGGGTGACCTCCTGGGGGTAGGCGGAGACCCCCTCCGCCACCACCCCGTGGTCGGCGGCGGCCACCACCACCGCCCCGGGCCCCAGCTCCGGCTGGACCCTTCCCTGGAGGGCGGCCAGCCTAAGGGCCACCCCCTCCAGCCGGCCCAGGGAGCGGGGAGGCTTGGTGAGGCGCTCCAAGCGCATTTGGGCTGCGTGCAGGATTTCGTGGTTCATACGCCCCAACTTTAGGCGACGGCCACCCTTGACAGCAAGACCCCACGGAAGCACAATGGGCTCAGGCCCTCAGGCAAGGGCCCATGCGGCCGGGGTGCCCTAGGACCCGGATGTCCTGGGGCGCAAAAGGGGGAAGACCGGTGAAAGTCCGGCGCTGTGCCGCAACGGTAACCGGCCCAACCCACGACCTGCCCACTAGGCCGGAAGCCCGAATACCCGCCCCGGTGCGCGCCTCACCTGCCCCCGAGCAGGGGTGAAAGGAGGCGGAGATGCGTGAAACAGCATTTTCCCGGCATAGGACCCTTTGCTCCCGTTGCCAAGGGAGTACCCCATGAGCGGCCTCGAGCTCTTGGCCGTGGCCTTGGGGATGCGCCACGGGGTGGACCCTGACCACCTGGCGGCCATAGACGGCGTTTCCCGCCTGCGCCCCTCACCTTGGAACGGGGTCCTCTTCGCCTTGGGGCACGGGGCTGTGGTCACCCTTTTGGCCTTTCCCGCAGCCACTCTCCTAGCCCAGGTGGACCTAGAAGCCCTGCACCTTTCCGTTTGGCTCCTCCTCCTGGTGGCGGGCGTGAACCTCTACCGGCTCCTACGCCCACGGGAGGAAGTTCCGGCGAGACTCCCCATCCCCAACCCTCTCCTTTTGGGCCTCCTCTTCGGCCTGGGCTTCGAGACGGCCAGCCAGCTTTCCGCTCTGGCCTTGACAGCGGAGCTCTCCCCCTTGCGGCTCGGGCTCTTTTTCACCTTGGGCATGCTCCTAGTGGACGGGGTGGACGGCCTCCTGGCGAGCCGCCTGCAGAACCTGGCCCAAAACTCCTCCAAGGCCCAGCGGGCTAGCCGCTTTCTAGGCTGGGCTGTGGTGGCCTTAGCCTTGGGCCTGGTGCTGGCCGAGGTGGGGGGTGTGGATCTCGAGGCCCTAAGCCTTCCCCTAGGCTTAGGACTTTTCGCCCTTCTGGTTTCCCTGCGCCTTTACGCCCTGCGCCCAGCATGAGCCACCCTTACCCACCCCCTAGGGACAAACGGGGAAGCCGCATCGGCTTCACCACGGGGGCCAATGCCGCTGCAGCAGCCAAAGCAGCCGCCTTAGCCCTTCTAGGAGAACCGCCCCGGGAGGTGGACATCTGGCTTCCCGCAGGCTGGCGGCAGCGCTTCGTCGTCTCCCGGCTGGAGCCGAGGAAAGAGGGCTTCCTGGCCGGGCTCATCAAGGACGCGGGGGACGACCCAGACGTAACCCACGGGGCGGAGATCCAGGCCTACGTTACCTTTGCCAGCGCCGACACCCTGGAGGGAGGGGAGGGTGTAGGGGTGGTGACCAAACCGGGCTTAGGGGTGCCGGTGGGCGAGCCTGCCATCAACCCCGTGCCCCGGCGGATGATCTGGCAGGCGGTGCGGGAGGTAACGGACCGCCCCTTGCGGGTAGTCATCGCCATTCCCGGAGGGGAGGAGCTGGCCCGAAAGACCCTGAACCCCAGGCTAGGGATCCTAGGGGGGCTTTCCGTCCTGGGAACCACCGGGGTGGTAAAGCCCTACTCCACCAGCGCCTTCCGCATGAGCGTGGTCCAAGCGGTGGGGGTCGCCCGGGCCAACGGGCTTCTGGAGATTGCCGCCACCACCGGGGGGAGGAGTGAGCGCTTTGCCATGCGCCTCCTCCCCCACCTTCCGGAGATGGCTTTCATTGAGATGGGGGACTTCGTAGGGGATGTGCTCAAAGCGGCCAAGAAGGTGGGGATCGAGGTGGTGCGTGTGGTGGGAATGATCGGGAAAGTATCCAAGATGGCCGACGGCAAGACCATGACTCACGCCGCGGGGAGCGAGGTCAACCTCCCCCTCCTCCTCCGCCTGCTAAGGGAGGCGGGGGCTGGTAGCAGGGCTCTCAAGGAGGCTGAGGGCGCGGCCACCGCTCGCCGTTTTTTGGAAATTGCTCTGGAGGAGGGGCTCGATGGGTTCTTCCTCAACCTCACACGCCTGGCCCAGGAGCGGTTGCAGGCCTACATCGGTCCCAGGCCTTTGGTGAGCGTGGCCCTCACGGACTTCGAGGAGGGGCGGTGCCTCGCCGCCTGGCCCGATCGGGAGGTTTACCGTGGATGAGCTTGTCCGGAAACGGCAAAACCCCGCTCACCAGCTCACCCCTAAGGGGCGGGCCATCGAAGAGGAAAGCTTCCGCATTGTGGACGAGGAGGCCGGCCCCCATGGGTTCTCCCCCTGGGAGTGGCCCATCGTTAGGCGGATGATCCACGCCACCGCAGACTTCGAGTACAAGGACCTCACCCGCTTCCGCCCGGGAGCTGTGGAGGCGGGCCTGGAGGCCCTGAAGGGAGGGGCGAGGATCCTGGTGGATGCCCGCATGATTGCCTGCGGCCTCAACCCTGAAAGGCTACGCATCTTTGGCAACGAGGTGGTGGAGCTTCTCTCCCACCCCGAGGTGGTGGCCCGCGCCCAGACCACAGGAGGCACCCGGGCCGAGACCGCCGTGGCCTACGCAGAGGAGAAGGGCCTCCTGCAAGGGGCCATCGTGGGGGTGGGCAACGCCCCTACCTTCCTCCTGGCCCTGGTGGAAGCCATCCGCCGGGGGGCTAGGCCCGCCCTGGTCCTGGGGATGCCCGTGGGGTTCGTGAACGTGGCCGAGGCCAAACGGGCTCTCATGGAAGCCCCGGTGCCCTGGATCGTCACGGAGGGGCGCAAGGGTGGGTCCACCTTGGTGGTGGCTGCCCTCCACGCCCTAATCCGCCTGGCCGCGGACGGTGGGGTGGACACCTCCCGCACCCTGAGGGGAGGGTAGGATGGCCGGGGTCTACCTCATCGGCCTGGGGGCTCGGGGGCGGGAGGGCCTGAGCCTGGCCGCTTCCCGCAGGGTGGCCGAGGCTGAGGTGCTGGTGGGGGGAAGGCGGCACCTGGCGGCTTTTCCTGAGCATCCTGGGGAGAAGATGCCCCTGGGGGATTTGGAAGCCGCCTTGGACCTGGCGGCCAAGCGGGTGGCCGAGGGGAAGCGGGTGGCCTTCCTGGCCTCGGGGGATCCCCTTTTCTTCGGCATGGGCCGGAAGGTCCTGGCCCGGTTTCCCGAGGCAGAGATATACCCCGCCCCCACGGCTTTCCAGGAGGCCTTTGCCCGGCTGAGGCTTCCCTGGGACGAGGCCCGCTTTTTTTCCGTGCACGGAAGGCCCCTGGCGGGAGTCCTCCTGGAGGCAAGCCTTTCCCGCCTCAGCGTGGTCTACACCGATCCGGAGAACACCCCAGCCCGGGTGGCCGAAGCCCTCCTGGCCATGGGGGCCCGGGGCTTCCGGGCCTACGTGGCCGAGCGGTTGGGGGAAGAGGGGGAGAGGGTGAGGGGTTTCGGGAGCCTGGAGGAGGTGGCGAAGGAGGCCTTTCAGGACCCCAATGTGCTCATCCTCGAGGCCAACGGACCCCTTCCTCCTCGGCTCGGTTTCTTCCGGGACGAGCTGTTCGAACAGCGGACCCCGAAGCGGGGCCTCATCACCAAGCGGGAAGTACGGCTCCTGGCCTTGGGCCTCCTGGCCCTTCCCCCGGACGGGATCCTTTGGGACATCGGAGCGGGAACGGGTAGCGTGGGGCTCGAGGCCGCCCGGATTGCCCCTTGGGGATGGATCTATGCGGTGGAGAAGAACCCGGAGTCCTGGCCTCATATTCTGGAAAACGCCCGCCGGTTCGGGGTCCACAACCTCACCCTAGTCCGGGGGGAGGCCCCTGGGGCCCTAAAGGGCCTGCCTGCCCCCCACGGGGTCTTCGTGGGGGGCAGCGGAGGGGAACTGCCCAGCATCCTGGAGGAAAGCCTCCTGGCCCTAAGGCCCGGAGGCCGCCTGGTGGTGGCCGCCCTTACCCTGGAAAACCTCTCCACCGCCTACGGTTTCCTGCGGGGCACAGGGCTTCCCCTGGAGGGCATCCAAGTGCAGGCGAACCGCTTGGTGCCCACAGGCCCCTACTTCCGGCTGGAGGCGCAGAACCCCACCCTGCTGCTGGCGGTGACCAAGGAGGGAGGATGAGGCTTTACCTAATCGGCGTAGGCCCAGGGGATCCAGAGCTCCTCACCCTCAAGGCGGTCCGGCTCCTCCGGGAACTCCCCGTGCTCTTCTACCCCCTGGAGGAGGGACGGGAACCCTTGGCCCTGAACATCGCCCGGCCCCACATCCCCCAGGGGAAGCCCCTCCTGCCGGTACCCCTCTTCACCGGGGGGGATCGGGAACGGGCAGAGGTGGCCCGACGGGAAGCGGCCAGGCGCATTAGGGAAGCCCTGGCCTGGTACAGGGAAGGAGGGTACCTGGTCCTGGGGGACAGCCTTCTCTACGCCTCCCCCTTCCATCTCCTTCCCCTCCTGGAGGGGATCAGGGTGGAGGTGGTGCCTGGG contains the following coding sequences:
- a CDS encoding HoxN/HupN/NixA family nickel/cobalt transporter, translating into MSGLELLAVALGMRHGVDPDHLAAIDGVSRLRPSPWNGVLFALGHGAVVTLLAFPAATLLAQVDLEALHLSVWLLLLVAGVNLYRLLRPREEVPARLPIPNPLLLGLLFGLGFETASQLSALALTAELSPLRLGLFFTLGMLLVDGVDGLLASRLQNLAQNSSKAQRASRFLGWAVVALALGLVLAEVGGVDLEALSLPLGLGLFALLVSLRLYALRPA
- a CDS encoding adenosylcobinamide-GDP ribazoletransferase produces the protein MRRTLRLALALLTVFPLAPKEALPEEFRRSTAFFPVAGYALGLPLSLLALLPLPEGLFAALALALLLGLTGFLHLDGLLDAADALLGARPREERLRLLKDPHLGAFAFGVGGVYLLLLWQALALVRDPLFLLLLPGFARFAILPFLNRYPLLHPGMAGLIRGGPVLPPFLLALPFPLLYPGPALLALLAAWGVAHLAARRLGGVNGDVLGAMIALSELGGLVGYALWRSLSG
- a CDS encoding precorrin-2 C(20)-methyltransferase, whose amino-acid sequence is MRLYLIGVGPGDPELLTLKAVRLLRELPVLFYPLEEGREPLALNIARPHIPQGKPLLPVPLFTGGDRERAEVARREAARRIREALAWYREGGYLVLGDSLLYASPFHLLPLLEGIRVEVVPGISAHQLAAARLSRPLAMGEEGFAVLSGLKPPEDPEGLARFRTLLFYKAKRAKEIAALFPNREAHVFRRLAMPGERQLSPEEVEGWDYWTLLLVR
- a CDS encoding cobalt-precorrin-5B (C(1))-methyltransferase → MSHPYPPPRDKRGSRIGFTTGANAAAAAKAAALALLGEPPREVDIWLPAGWRQRFVVSRLEPRKEGFLAGLIKDAGDDPDVTHGAEIQAYVTFASADTLEGGEGVGVVTKPGLGVPVGEPAINPVPRRMIWQAVREVTDRPLRVVIAIPGGEELARKTLNPRLGILGGLSVLGTTGVVKPYSTSAFRMSVVQAVGVARANGLLEIAATTGGRSERFAMRLLPHLPEMAFIEMGDFVGDVLKAAKKVGIEVVRVVGMIGKVSKMADGKTMTHAAGSEVNLPLLLRLLREAGAGSRALKEAEGAATARRFLEIALEEGLDGFFLNLTRLAQERLQAYIGPRPLVSVALTDFEEGRCLAAWPDREVYRG
- the cbiE gene encoding precorrin-6y C5,15-methyltransferase (decarboxylating) subunit CbiE, which gives rise to MAGVYLIGLGARGREGLSLAASRRVAEAEVLVGGRRHLAAFPEHPGEKMPLGDLEAALDLAAKRVAEGKRVAFLASGDPLFFGMGRKVLARFPEAEIYPAPTAFQEAFARLRLPWDEARFFSVHGRPLAGVLLEASLSRLSVVYTDPENTPARVAEALLAMGARGFRAYVAERLGEEGERVRGFGSLEEVAKEAFQDPNVLILEANGPLPPRLGFFRDELFEQRTPKRGLITKREVRLLALGLLALPPDGILWDIGAGTGSVGLEAARIAPWGWIYAVEKNPESWPHILENARRFGVHNLTLVRGEAPGALKGLPAPHGVFVGGSGGELPSILEESLLALRPGGRLVVAALTLENLSTAYGFLRGTGLPLEGIQVQANRLVPTGPYFRLEAQNPTLLLAVTKEGG
- a CDS encoding precorrin-8X methylmutase, which codes for MDELVRKRQNPAHQLTPKGRAIEEESFRIVDEEAGPHGFSPWEWPIVRRMIHATADFEYKDLTRFRPGAVEAGLEALKGGARILVDARMIACGLNPERLRIFGNEVVELLSHPEVVARAQTTGGTRAETAVAYAEEKGLLQGAIVGVGNAPTFLLALVEAIRRGARPALVLGMPVGFVNVAEAKRALMEAPVPWIVTEGRKGGSTLVVAALHALIRLAADGGVDTSRTLRGG
- the cobT gene encoding nicotinate-nucleotide--dimethylbenzimidazole phosphoribosyltransferase; amino-acid sequence: MNHEILHAAQMRLERLTKPPRSLGRLEGVALRLAALQGRVQPELGPGAVVVAAADHGVVAEGVSAYPQEVTRQMVLNFLRGGAAINQLAAVADCRVYVLDVGVKGELPDHPGLLRRKVRPGTGNLAREAAMTLEEAEKALEAGREAARLAIAEGATLLAAGDMGIGNTTAASALTAALLGLPPERVVGRGTGVGEEGLKRKREAVAKALARLRPGMGPLEVAAEVGGLELLAIAGVYLEGYRAGLPLVLDGFPVSAGALLAWRLEPGLKENLFAGHLSREPGHRPILEALGLEPLLDLDLALGEGTGAVLAMPLLRAAARILHMATFEEAGVSDRL